Proteins encoded by one window of Engraulis encrasicolus isolate BLACKSEA-1 chromosome 23, IST_EnEncr_1.0, whole genome shotgun sequence:
- the rad9a gene encoding cell cycle checkpoint control protein RAD9A has product MDYVATGGNVKVLAKAIHSLSRIGDELYFEPQDDGLGLRTVNSSRSAFASFLLSPLFFQRFQTSPGHSFRCKMPIKSVQTVFKSLSSLEKTVEKCRIEWKPDKSQLTFTLHCKHGLLKTHNLSFQDCESLQAVFDRERCPNVIRAQPKLLVDTVLHFPPSLEEVTVSVSGDRMWLKNHVEDETDQSKAMMTELCLSSEEFDHFVVGLETSITFCLKELRGLLFFAESTGLPISIFFDEPGRPVVLTVSDSVMEANFVLATISEDTHQNNNKNNTKRCPTPPPADDFMCDDMDSYLIAMETSEIAGPSSQKEPQVTSATHAPPIPHHRLFLDSVAEEEQQQEDTDEDLERPASKKFRSLFFGSVSPTPSQQVPTQTTQDVLASDSEDEG; this is encoded by the exons ATGGATTACGTAGCAACTGGTGGCAATGTCAAAG TGTTGGCAAAGGCAATTCACTCACTATCTAGAATTGGAGATGAACTGTACTTCGAACCCCAAGACGATGGA CTAGGGTTACGGACCGTGAACTCCTCCCGTTCAGCGTTTGCcagtttccttctctctcctctattctttcaACGATTCCAAACATCACCAGGGCACAGTTTCCGCTGCAAAATGCCGATAAAG AGTGTTCAGACGGTGTTCAAGTCTCTTTCTTCTCTTGAAAAGACTGTGGAAAAGTGTCGAATTGAATGGAAACCTGACAAGAGTCAGTTGACCTTTACACTGCACTGCAAACATG GCTTGCTGAAGACCCACAACCTGTCATTTCAGGATTGTGAGAGCTTACAGGCCGTGTTTGACCGAGAACGCTGTCCCAATGTGATACGGGCTCAGCCAAA ATTACTGGTGGACACAGTTCTACATTTTCCTCCATCTTTGGAGGAAGTGACTGTGTCGGTGAGCGGTGACCGCATGTGGCTGAAAAATCATGTGGAAGATGAAACGG ATCAGTCCAAAGCCATGATGACTGAACTGTGCCTGAGCTCGGAGGAGTTTGATCATTTTGTCGTCGGCTTGGAAACTAGCATCACCTTCTGTCTCAAGGAGCTCAGG GGGTTACTGTTTTTTGCAGAGTCGACTGGACTCCCAATATCGATCTTTTTTGATGAGCCAGGAAG GCCAGTGGTCCTCACTGTGTCAGACAGCGTCATGGAGGCCAACTTTGTCCTTGCCACCATATCAGAAGACACtcatcaaaacaacaacaaaaacaacacaaaacg TTGCCCAACACCGCCTCCTGCAGATGACTTCATGTGCGATGACATGGACTCGTACCTTATTGCCATGGAAACAAGTGAAATTGCTGGACCATCCAGCCAGAAGGAACCTCAGGTAACCTCGGCAACCCATGCCCCGCCCATTCCCCACCACAGACTGTTCCTCGACAGCGTTGCAGAAGAAGAGCAGCAGCAAGAGGATACTGATGAAGATTTAGAGAGGCCGGCTTCTAAAAAG TTCCGATCACTCTTCTTTGGATCAGTTTCACCTACACCCTCCCAGCAGGTGCCCACACAGACAACGCAAGATGTTCTAGCCAGCGACAGTGAAGATGAAGGATGA
- the tbc1d10c gene encoding apoptotic chromatin condensation inducer in the nucleus codes for MEVQSDHTGDMENLKLATETDRFGFVLGNGITVGDGPSPVLVRHREVKWLSIISNWDDISQRRSSKVKGQCQKGIPASLRAKCWPMLCGATRRMSQNPNLYKTLDESPASQSWVDVIERDTDRQFPFHEMFLSKDGLGQRELFRVLKIYTQFRPDEGYCQAQGPVAAVLLMNMPAEEAFWCLAQISEIYLPGYYSPLLEGVLFDAGMLPWVLKRACPAAHRHLQRQGVEPLMFATDWLMCLYTRHLPFNTLLRVWDLFFCYGVRVLFQVAVVLVRRVLGRGDQREQCDGQMETLERLRGVKDYLKPEDSDIFIQEVCSVSLSERDLQRRAERELEKWRKERPNSTYDPRHRCHGYLMACERVKEMEECKERQEKVKGNLSLPLVHRSASSLSPSLLRKRWKKRGSRLSLGSQCEEESADVQRGFEVEKRKSSTSSVNGAQRCAEESHHNTITPNSCHSELERPSTSASGAGTTSRGSEQFQEHRHLEEDTPAPEPAPTSESESDGPAQRSGQEMGKTDCNIEKEKGVQEMHTEDEESRTVKDEQTEEAEEDVQHGDRVRDTAKSDSEAQLITEDSDTVVEAEEIEAQAVDEEAGGIQVMQEEESKVKITDEEIQPENIEEELMVSVTIKNKEIQLEDTQEGPMVSAQETSEREVEVVEDVEQQETRVVTDIQEEPTSEDQQGEIVSQAEHKDEKHDHLDSDDVQMSVGQNEWEGQEQNEVTGTESRRPDNDYDLHKGEQTESLPMQLIRSRQSVVEEEEVETTPPKETTNDDDKCLNSDLTHPQPQCSLNTGISPETQSPETDDGPSIMEGDQASFSTLHDTVTLTDSKVLTATPVSESQEQPQEMEVKTEAEGALEGHPERRAQTETAGHLEEMEEMRTEGVQEEASVNTQPPTTSTGSCSASSGRPGLQTDRSAFIVTESVVDDGGEHTLTEQLTPPPPPPPPPHVQSVSHSATQDTLDDTSTTQNAVQLHQKLECSRPHRSQDEVDAGETKDHTETVVDKREARPDVDSVGKPPDSVEETTSDLDPLTVSRSDLHKSQGDSEPEKAEMCVKGEHICDQEQAVTSCPFGGLNSKTQDGIEKDHVAPLNIPHTEPTKEGILGPVTEGTMGTDTEGTMGTDKETTMETVEEGTMGTDTEGTMGTDTEGTMGTDTETTMGTDTEGTMGTDTEGTMGTDKETTMETVEEGTMGTDPEKTMETGTEGTMGKAPEGSMTAEPPLSTCAPVHRRRSSTSSRNSYPTVLSKDIFISPKETTQHDYTPAQPSQTDTQQTPTSPSDLELETPTTLPASHSSNPSQTQKQTLSPADKRTKQTDGSKRIGIFQRLRGAKGSNTSTPKITIPKILIQDFSEEAEEDEKLTSKERRRRKREKEKKEKEEERLRKKQEKEMEKERDRERKKPQTRGKSFQLPSSPMRGKDGTIRRSDSQTVVSRRNSTPLSENYF; via the exons ATGGAGGTCCAGTCGGACCATACAGGGGACATGGAAAACTTAAAGTTGGCCACAGAGACGGACCGCTTTGGATTTGTGCTGGGGAATGGCATCACTGTTGG ggatggtCCCTCACCTGTGCTTGTGCGCCACAGAGAGGTCAAATGGCTCAGCATCATCAGCAACTGGGACGACATCTCTCAGAGAAGGAGCAGCAAG GTCAAAGGTCAGTGCCAGAAAGGCATCCCAGCGTCTCTTAGAGCAAAGTGCTGGCCAATGCTATGTGGAGCGACGAGACGGATGAGCCAGAATCCAAATCTGTATAAG ACTTTGGATGAATCACCTGCTTCGCAAAGCTGGGTGGACGTCATAGaacgagacacagacagacaattcCCTTTCCACGAGATGTTCCTGTCAAAAGATGGTCTTGG GCAGCGTGAGTTGTTTAGAGTGCTGAAGATCTACACCCAGTTCCGTCCAGATGAAGGGTACTGCCAGGCCCAGGGTCCCGTCGCCGCCGTACTGCTGATGAACATGCCTGCTGAG GAGGCCTTCTGGTGTCTGGCCCAGATTAGTGAAATCTACTTGCCCGGATATTACAGTCCTCTACTG GAGGGTGTTCTCTTTGATGCCGGAATGCTACCCTGGGTTCTGAAGAGGGCGTGTCCGGCCGCTCACAGGCACCTGCAGCGGCAGGGGGTGGAGCCTCTGATGTTCGCCACCGATTGGCTGATGTGCCTCTACACGCGACACCTGCCCTTCAACACGCTGCTACGCGTGTGGGACCTGTTCTTTTGCTACG GTGTGCGGGTCTTGTTCCAGGTGGCAGTGGTGCTGGTCCGCAGAGTGTTGGGCCGAGGGGACCAGAGGGAGCAGTGTGACGGCCAGATGGAAACTCTGGAGCGTCTGAGGGGCGTGAAGGACTATCTGAAACCAGAGGACTCAGACATCTTCATCCAAGAG GTGTGCTCCGTCTCCCTTTCTGAGCGAGACCTGCAGCGACGGGCGGAGAGGGAGCTCGAGAAGTGGAGGAAGGAGCGGCCTAACTCCACTTACGACCCACGCCACCGCTGCCATGGATACCTGATGGCATGTGAGAGggtgaaggagatggaggagtgcAAAGAACGACAAGAAAAGGTGAAGGGGAACCTGTCCTTGCCCCTCGTTCACAGATctgcatcctccctctctccgtcgcTCCTGCGAAagaggtggaagaagagagggagtcgGCTTTCGCTGGGGTCTCAGTGCGAGGAGGAGAGCGCAGATGTGCAGCGGGGTTTCGAAGTGGAGAAAAGGAaaagcagcaccagcagtgtcAACGGTGCACAGAGATGCGCAGAAGAATCGCATCACAACACTATCACACCAAACTCTTGCCACTCAGAACTAGAGCGGCCTTCCACATCAGCCTCAGGTGCCGGCACGACAAGCAGAGGGTCCGAGCAGTTTCAGGAGCACAGACATCTGGAGGAGGATACTCCAGCACCTGAACCAGCACCAacatcagagtcagagtcagatgGACCAGCACAGAGGAGTGGTCAAGAAATGGGTAAAACTGACTGTAACATCGAGAAAGAAAAAGGAGTACAAGAAATGCACACAGAGGATGAGGAGAGTCGGACTGTGAAGGATGAACAGACAGAGGAAGCAGAAGAGGACGTCCAACATGGAGATCGCGTAAGAGACACCGCTAAATCAGATAGTGAAGCACAACTGATAACGGAAGACAGTGACACAGTTGTAGAGGCGGAAGAGATAGAGGCCCAGGCAGTGGATGAAGAAGCGGGAGGAATTCAAGTAATGCAGGAGGAGGAAAGCAAAGTAAAAATTACAGATGAGGAAATACAACCAGAAAATATAGAGGAAGAGCTGATGGTGTCAGTGACAATTAAAAACAAGGAAATACAGCTAGAAGATACACAGGAAGGGCCGATGGTATCAGCGCAAGAGAcgtcagagagagaggtggaggtagtCGAGGATGTAGAGCAGCAAGAAACAAGAGTTGTCACCGATATACAAGAAGAACCCACTTCTGAAGATCAGCAGGGGGAGATAGTATCCCAGGCAGAGCACAAAGATGAGAAACACGACCATTTGGACTCGGACGATGTTCAGATGAGCGTAGGTCAGAATGAATGGGAGGGGCAGGAACAAAATGAAGTCACAGGGACAGAGTCAAGGCGTCCAGACAATGATTATGATTTGCACAAAGGGGAACAGACAGAAAGTCTGCCAATGCAATTGATCCGCAGCAGGCAgtctgtggtggaggaggaagaggtggaaacCACACCGCCAAAAGAGACCACGAACGACGACGACAAGTGCCTGAACTCTGACCTTACGCATCCTCAGCCGCAGTGCTCGCTGAACACAGGCATCAGCCCTGAAACCCAAAGCCCAGAAACAGATGATGGACCTAGTATCATGGAAGGTGACCAAGCCAGCTTCAGCACTCTGCATGACACCGTTACCCTCACAGACAGCAAGGTCCTGACGGCAACACCAGTTTCAGAAAGTCAAGAGCAACCACAAGAGATGGAGGTGAAGACAGAGGCTGAAGGAGCATTAGAGGGACACCCAGAGCGGAGAGCACAGACAGAGACGGCAGGACATTTGGAAgaaatggaagagatgaggacAGAGGGCGTTCAAGAGGAAGCTTCTGTTAACACCCAGCCCCCAACCACATCAACGGGGAGCTGCTCAGCGTCGTCTGGCAGACCAGGGTTGCAAACTGACCGAAGTGCATTCATCGTCACAGAGTCTGTGGTTGACGATGGAGGCGAACACACGCTGACAGAGCAgcttacccctcctcctcctccacctcctccccctcatgTACAGTCTGTGTCACACAGTGCCACACAGGACACACTGGATGACACCAGCACTACCCAGAATGCCGTTCAGCTCCATCAAAAACTAGAATGCAGCAGACCTCATCGGTCACAAGATGAAGTTGATGCTGGGGAGACAAAGGACCACACTGAGACAGTTGTTGACAAAAGGGAGGCCAGGCCAGATGTAGATAGTGTGGGTAAACCTCCAGACTCAGTGGAGGAGACAACATCTGATCTAGACCCCCTGACAGTCAGTCGGTCAGATTTACACAAGTCACAAGGTGACAGTGAACCAGAAAAGGCAGAGATGTGTGTGAAGGGGGAGCACATTTGTGATCAGGAACAGGCAGTGACAAGTTGCCCATTTGGAGGCCTGAATAGTAAAACACAAGATGGGATTGAGAAAGACCATGTGGCACCTCTGAACATACCACACACAGAACCGACCAAAGAGGGAATCCTGGGACCGGTCACAGAGGGAACCATGGGAACGGATACAGAGGGAACTATGGGAACAGACAAAGAGACAACCATGGAAACCGTCGAAGAGGGAACCATGGGAACGGACACAGAAGGAACTATGGGAACGGACACAGAGGGAACTATGGGAACGGACACAGAGACAACCATGGGAACGGACACAGAAGGAACTATGGGAACGGACACAGAGGGAACTATGGGAACGGACAAAGAGACAACCATGGAAACCGTCGAAGAGGGAACCATGGGAACGGACCCAGAGAAAACCATGGAAACCGGCACAGAGGGAACTATGGGAAAGGCCCCAGAGGGAAGCATGACTGCAGAGCCGCCACTCTCCACATGTGCTCCGGTCCACAGGCGGCGCTCCTCCACCTCCAGTAGGAACTCGTATCCCACGGTGCTGTCCAAGGACATCTTCATCAGCCCAAAAGAAACAACACAGCACGACTACACACCAGCACAGCCTTCCCAGACAGATACACAACAAACACCAACCAGCCCTTCGGACTTGGAACTTGAAACGCCTACCACGTTACCTGCTTCTCATTCAAGTAACCCCTCACAGACTCAAAAACAAACATTGAGCCCTGCAGACAAGAGGACCAAGCAGACTGATGGCTCAAAACGCATCGGGATCTTCCAGAGGCTCAGAGGGGCCAAGGGAAGCAACACCAGCACCCCTAAAATAACCATTCCCAAAATCCTCATCCAGGACTTCAGCGAAGAGGCGGAAGAGGACGAGAAActgacatcaaaggagagaaggaggcggaagagggagaaggagaagaaagaaaaagaggaggaaaggtTGAGAAAGAAacaggagaaggagatggagaaggaacgTGACAGAGAGCGCAAAAAGCCCCAGACGAGAGGGAAAAGTTTTCAATTGCCAAGTAGTCCAATGAGGGGCAAAGATGGCACCATTAGAAGAAGTGATTCACAAACTGTTGTATCCAGGAGGAACTCAACTCCCTTGTCAGAAAATTACTTTTGA